Genomic segment of Umezawaea sp. Da 62-37:
ACGGAGCGCGACCGAATGCGCACTAAGCGATAGCGCCGGGCGGCAGGTTCAACCTGAACGGCAACGTTGTCACCACGGCGAGATCCGATGCCGTGCTCTTCATCAGCGACGGCGCGTTGCGGGCTCCGGGCTCGGGGAGGTTGAGCAGCCGCTCGACGGCCTCGACCAGTTGGCCCTCGTAGATCCACACCGCCTGCGGAGGCCTGCTGCTGTCCCTAACCGCAGGTAGACGGCCTGCGCGCGCCTCGGTCTCCGACCAGAACAGGATGGAGTCGACGAAGCCTCTTCGCTGCTTGAACGCCATGATCCGGTCGAGTTCGCCGTCGCCGTCCCGCAGGTGCAGGAACTGGAAGCCGCTTTCGCGCAACTCGATGACCTTGCTCAGTGCGAGATCCATGACGCACCTACCTCTGTGAGGTCCCCGGTCAGGCGTAGACCGTTCCTACATCAACTGGAATGGATCGTACGGCAACCGCGGGAATAAGACATAGACCTGTGGATGCCGAACTACGTCTCAATCGGGGTTGTTGGCACCAGCGTGCCCTTTTCTTCAGTTGTCGTTCTCCTGGGTACGGCCCGGAGCACCCGAATGGTGCGTGTCAGGAATGCGACACTTGCCAAGGTGACCAGAGTCACATGCAACCACATGGCGGCCTCCGTCTAATCCTGGGGGCCCTGGTTGGGCGTGACCCATCCACATAGACGTCCATCCGCCATGCGGGGTTGCAGATCTCACCGACCCGCTACGGCGTGCCTGGATACCCTGGTCCGGTGACCGCCAACCGGCTCGATTCGCCCACGCCACCGGGGAGCGGTCCCGGCCTACCCCCGCTGCCCGAGTCGTGGCTGCCCAAGGAGCACCCGCTGCACCGGCCGCGGCACGGCGTCCGCCAGACCTCGTCCCGCGTGGCCGCCCTCATCTTCTTCTGCGTCCCGATGTTCTTGCTGGTCGTCGGCGTGCGCGCGCCCGAGTTCGAGAACCGGAAGCTGGCAGGCTTCCCGTCGGTCACCGACGGCTTCGGCCTGTTCACCGGCCTGGACCGGTGGGCGACCGACCACCTGCCGCTGCGCGACAAGGCCGTGGCGGCCGAGGACGCGATCAGCCGCGGTGTGTTCGGCGAGCCGCCGCAGTTCAAGAAGGAGCAGAAGAGCGAGGTCGGCCCGGTCATCGCGCCCGAGCAGGACAGCCCGGCCCCGACGCCGCCCTCGGAGTACCAGGACGTCGTCGAGGGCAGCGACGGCTGGCTGTACTTCGGGTTCGACGTGAAGGGCGCGTGCGAGCCGGAGCTGCCGCTCGACGACGTGTTCCAGCGCGTCAACCAACTGCGCCAGGCCGTCGAGTCCTCCGGCCGCAAGTTCGTGTTCCTGGTCGCGCCGAACAAGACGACGATGGTGCCCGAGCACCTGCCGCCGGGGTACTTCGGCGCGGACTGCGCGGCCAAGGCCCGCGACGAGTTCTGGAAGCGCGTGGTCCCCGAGACCGGCGCCGTCGACCTGCGGCCCGGCCTCCAGTCGGCGGCGGACCGCATCAAGGGCCCGGTCTACTCCAAGCTCGACACGCACTGGACGTTCGACGGCGGCCTCGTCTACTCCCGCGCCATCGCCGAGCAGGTCGAACCGGGCGTCTCGGTCACCTGGCGCAGCACGCAGGGCAAGGTCGTCCAGGTCCCCGGCGACCTGGCCTCGCTCCTCGGCCAGCGCAAGAACGTCGTCCTCCAGTCCTACCGGCTGGCGCCCGACGGCGTCGACGTCCGCAGCCGCGAGGTCGAGGGCAGCTTCGCCGAACCCCGCCACGTCACCCAGGACCCGTCCAAGGGCGTCGTCGACGCCAAGGTCGGCCTGCTCGGCGACTCGTTCACCTTCTACGTGCACCAGTACGTCGTCGCCGGGTTCTCCGACATCACGCTCCAGAACAGCGACTTCGTCCCGCCGGACCCGCACCGCACCGGGGCGATGCTCGCCGACCAGGACGTCGTGGTCGTCGAGGCGGCCGAGAGGTCGCTGGTCGGGGGCGTGAACCCGCTGCTGGAACCCGAGGTCATCGCCGCGATCGGCGAAGAACTGGCCAAGAAGCCGCGCTAGGCCGAAACCGCGAGTGCCGTTCACCCGTCCGGATACAGTTGTCCGGTGATGAGCAGTCGTGACACCTCTCGGCCGGTCGGCACGGTCGCGGTGTGGGGGACCTTCGATCTCGACAACTTCGGGGACCACCTCTTCCCGCGGGTCACCGAGCAGGAGATCACCCGCCGCCTCGACGGCTGGCGAGTGCGCCCCTTTTCCCCCTTCGGCGCCGAACACCCCTGTCGGATGGACGGGGGGTTCATCGCCGAGGCGCTCGGCGACTGGTCCCCGGTCCGCGTGGAGCAGTTGGCCGAGTCGGCCGACCTGACGCTCATCGGCGGCGGCGAGATCGTCCACTTCCAGGACGAGCTGCTGGCCGGGGCGTACCACACGACCCCGCAGGTGCTGGCGGGCCGCGCGCCCAGCCGGTTCTTCGTGGACGGGCTCGGCGACTACGAGAAGGACCACCCGGTGGTCTGGAACGCGGTCGGCGTCCCGTTCGTGCCGGACGCCGAGAAGGCCGGGATGATCAAGGACGCGGTGTCGCGCCGCGAGTACACCGCCGTGCGCGACGAGCTGTCCCTGGAACGCCTGCGCGCGTGCGGCGT
This window contains:
- a CDS encoding alginate O-acetyltransferase AlgX-related protein, translated to MTANRLDSPTPPGSGPGLPPLPESWLPKEHPLHRPRHGVRQTSSRVAALIFFCVPMFLLVVGVRAPEFENRKLAGFPSVTDGFGLFTGLDRWATDHLPLRDKAVAAEDAISRGVFGEPPQFKKEQKSEVGPVIAPEQDSPAPTPPSEYQDVVEGSDGWLYFGFDVKGACEPELPLDDVFQRVNQLRQAVESSGRKFVFLVAPNKTTMVPEHLPPGYFGADCAAKARDEFWKRVVPETGAVDLRPGLQSAADRIKGPVYSKLDTHWTFDGGLVYSRAIAEQVEPGVSVTWRSTQGKVVQVPGDLASLLGQRKNVVLQSYRLAPDGVDVRSREVEGSFAEPRHVTQDPSKGVVDAKVGLLGDSFTFYVHQYVVAGFSDITLQNSDFVPPDPHRTGAMLADQDVVVVEAAERSLVGGVNPLLEPEVIAAIGEELAKKPR